The following are encoded in a window of Amycolatopsis lexingtonensis genomic DNA:
- a CDS encoding universal stress protein, with protein sequence MTGPPIVTGVDGSAESLDAVRWAARTARLRGAPLEVVHALDVPALLAGGVVPPPDELVDALRARGRRALRTAQELAAAQGVPDAVTRLDSDRAAQALIEASRSAALLVVGSAGHGRLTSLLAGSVAAAVGTHARCDTVVVRGDSWDEPDAAARPIVTGIDGSEAGSRVLAAALAEARTRGAPLVVLHAWADTPPPRRDPRCVTEAGHRLLGERVLAHDTGDVEVERVLVHAHPRRELIERSAGAQLVVLGDRGRGGFPGLLLGSTGQALLHQADCPVLLVRTTA encoded by the coding sequence ATGACCGGACCGCCGATCGTCACCGGGGTGGACGGGTCGGCCGAGTCGCTCGACGCCGTTCGGTGGGCCGCGCGGACCGCCCGGCTGCGGGGTGCGCCCCTCGAGGTCGTGCACGCCCTCGACGTTCCCGCGCTGCTCGCCGGTGGGGTCGTGCCGCCGCCGGACGAGCTCGTGGACGCCCTGCGGGCGCGCGGGCGCCGCGCGCTGCGGACCGCGCAGGAGCTCGCCGCCGCGCAAGGTGTGCCCGATGCCGTCACCCGGCTCGACTCCGACCGCGCGGCGCAGGCGCTCATCGAGGCGTCGAGGTCCGCGGCGCTGCTCGTCGTCGGCTCGGCGGGGCACGGGCGGCTCACCAGCCTGCTCGCGGGCTCGGTCGCCGCGGCCGTCGGGACGCACGCCCGCTGTGACACCGTCGTCGTGCGCGGGGACAGCTGGGACGAGCCGGACGCCGCGGCTCGCCCCATCGTCACCGGGATCGACGGCAGCGAAGCCGGCTCCCGGGTGCTCGCCGCCGCGCTGGCCGAAGCGCGGACCCGCGGTGCGCCGCTCGTCGTGCTGCACGCCTGGGCGGACACCCCGCCGCCGCGGCGGGATCCGCGGTGCGTCACCGAGGCCGGGCACCGGCTGCTCGGCGAGCGGGTGCTGGCCCACGACACCGGCGACGTCGAGGTCGAGCGGGTCCTGGTGCACGCCCACCCGCGGCGGGAGCTGATCGAGCGCAGCGCCGGCGCCCAGCTCGTCGTCCTCGGCGACCGCGGCCGCGGCGGCTTCCCCGGTCTCCTGCTCGGCTCCACCGGCCAGGCGCTGCTGCACCAGGCGGACTGTCCGGTCCTGCTGGTCCGCACCACCGCGTGA
- a CDS encoding pectate lyase family protein, which produces MLWKAFAGCLALIGLTCAPASAHGQDPGRVVLGAHDGWAAATTGTTGGAAATSVRTVTKRSELAAALAADPGAPKIIRVRGTIEGNVDAQDRPMSCTDFADPGYTLPAYLAAYDPATWGKVEPSGPLEEARARSQANQAAQVVLDVGPNTTIIGDHGTLHGLTLRVTGDNVILRNLSFADAHDCFPQWDPLDGADGNWNSEYDNVDLVGATHVWVDHNDFGDGGNSEQPTYFGRKYEVHDGLLDIVNGSDLVTVSYNRLHDHDKTMLIGNTDKPTYDVGKLRVTVHHNLFSEIGQRAPRVRYGQVHVYDNLYSVRDAETYTYSLGVGVESRIYAENNFFRIPASVPLGALVKYWKGTVLHATGTLVATGTAWPEPVDLLAEYNAANDPDLGSDAGWTPALVERLDPAWQVPARVLAGAGPGGR; this is translated from the coding sequence ATGCTCTGGAAAGCTTTCGCGGGGTGCCTCGCCCTGATCGGACTGACCTGCGCGCCCGCGTCCGCGCACGGACAGGACCCCGGCCGCGTCGTGCTCGGCGCGCACGACGGCTGGGCCGCGGCGACCACCGGGACGACCGGGGGAGCGGCCGCCACGAGCGTCCGCACGGTGACCAAGCGATCGGAACTCGCCGCCGCGCTGGCGGCGGACCCGGGCGCACCGAAGATCATCCGCGTCCGGGGCACCATCGAGGGCAATGTGGATGCTCAGGACCGGCCGATGAGCTGCACCGACTTCGCCGACCCCGGCTACACCCTGCCCGCCTACCTGGCGGCGTACGACCCGGCGACCTGGGGCAAGGTCGAGCCGTCCGGGCCGCTGGAGGAGGCCCGCGCCCGGTCCCAGGCCAACCAGGCGGCGCAGGTCGTCCTCGACGTCGGGCCGAACACGACCATCATCGGCGACCACGGCACGCTGCACGGGCTGACGCTGCGCGTGACCGGGGACAACGTGATCCTGCGGAACCTGAGCTTCGCCGACGCGCACGACTGCTTCCCGCAGTGGGACCCGCTGGACGGCGCCGACGGCAACTGGAACTCCGAGTACGACAACGTCGACCTGGTCGGCGCGACGCACGTCTGGGTGGACCACAACGACTTCGGCGACGGCGGGAACTCCGAGCAGCCGACGTACTTCGGGCGCAAGTACGAAGTGCACGACGGCCTGCTGGACATCGTGAACGGCTCCGACCTCGTGACGGTGTCGTACAACCGGCTGCACGACCACGACAAGACGATGCTGATCGGGAACACCGACAAGCCCACCTACGACGTCGGCAAGCTGCGGGTCACCGTGCACCACAACCTCTTTTCGGAGATCGGGCAGCGCGCGCCGCGGGTCCGGTACGGGCAGGTGCACGTCTACGACAACCTGTACTCGGTGCGGGACGCGGAAACTTACACGTATTCGCTGGGCGTCGGCGTGGAGTCCCGGATCTACGCGGAAAACAACTTCTTCCGGATCCCCGCTTCGGTGCCGCTCGGCGCGCTGGTCAAGTACTGGAAGGGGACCGTGCTGCACGCGACCGGCACACTGGTGGCCACCGGCACGGCGTGGCCGGAACCGGTGGACCTGCTGGCCGAGTACAACGCGGCGAACGACCCGGACCTCGGCTCCGACGCCGGGTGGACGCCCGCGCTGGTGGAGCGTCTCGACCCGGCGTGGCAGGTTCCCGCGCGGGTGCTCGCCGGCGCCGGTCCCGGCGGCCGCTGA
- a CDS encoding prepilin peptidase, translating to MAVLVVAAAVLGLLVGSFLNVVIHRVPRGESVVRPPSRCPDCGREIRARHNVPVLGWLVLRGRCAGCGSRISVRYPLVELGTAVLFALLALRLDPPDLPAYLYFGAIGVALALIDLDCRRLPDAIVLPSYPVLAVLLGASAWYRDDWWALARAGIGGAALFAFYLLLAFAYPKGMGFGDVKLAGLLGGILGYLSWTALLLGAFGGFLLGAVAGVVVLAAGKGDRKTALPFGPFMIAAALIAVFAAGPLGRAYRELTGLA from the coding sequence ATGGCGGTGCTGGTCGTGGCGGCCGCGGTGCTCGGGCTGCTCGTCGGGTCGTTCCTCAACGTCGTGATCCACCGGGTGCCGCGCGGCGAGTCGGTCGTCCGCCCACCTTCGCGCTGCCCCGACTGCGGCCGGGAAATCCGCGCGCGGCACAACGTCCCCGTCCTCGGCTGGCTCGTCCTGCGCGGGCGGTGCGCGGGGTGCGGCAGCCGGATCAGCGTCCGGTACCCGCTCGTCGAACTCGGCACGGCGGTCCTCTTCGCGCTGCTGGCCCTGCGGCTCGACCCGCCGGACCTGCCCGCCTACCTGTACTTCGGCGCGATCGGCGTCGCGCTCGCGCTGATCGACCTCGACTGCCGCCGGCTGCCGGACGCGATCGTGCTGCCCTCCTACCCGGTGCTCGCCGTGCTGCTGGGCGCGTCGGCCTGGTACCGCGACGACTGGTGGGCACTGGCCCGCGCCGGGATCGGCGGGGCCGCCCTGTTCGCCTTCTACCTGCTCCTCGCCTTCGCCTACCCCAAGGGCATGGGCTTCGGCGACGTCAAGCTGGCCGGGCTCCTGGGCGGCATCCTCGGTTACCTCTCCTGGACGGCGTTGCTGCTCGGCGCGTTCGGCGGCTTCCTGCTCGGCGCGGTGGCGGGAGTCGTCGTGCTCGCGGCGGGCAAGGGCGATCGCAAGACCGCCTTGCCGTTCGGGCCGTTCATGATCGCCGCCGCGCTGATCGCCGTCTTCGCGGCCGGGCCGCTCGGCCGGGCTTACCGGGAGCTGACCGGCCTGGCCTGA
- a CDS encoding arabinan endo-1,5-alpha-L-arabinosidase — protein sequence MRLPRLLAVLAAVLLSAPAAEAAGYPDPGYVTGDITAVHDPSMIRAADGSYLLYSTDQYLQIRRSTDRIHFTKIGSVWPNGAPWTAPFTDPAHPGYLWAPDISFHNGKYYLYYAASTFGSRNSAIFLATSATGLPGSWTNQGIVTQTSTSDDYNAIDPNLFVDSGGRWWLSFGSWWTGIKMYRLDPATGKRSTSDTALRSIAQRTGSTSAEEAPYIVQHGSYYYLFVSWDLCCQGTKSTYRVMAGRATSITGPYTDRDGVRLTAGGGTQILASHGDVHGPGHVAVLHDTDADVLVYHYYYSDATPATGKLGINLIGYDSAGWPYVY from the coding sequence ATGCGCCTGCCCCGCCTGCTCGCCGTCTTGGCCGCCGTCCTGCTGAGCGCGCCCGCGGCCGAAGCCGCCGGCTACCCGGACCCGGGGTACGTCACCGGGGACATCACGGCGGTGCACGACCCGTCGATGATCCGGGCGGCCGACGGCAGCTACCTGCTCTACTCGACCGATCAGTACCTGCAGATCCGCCGCTCGACCGACCGGATCCACTTCACGAAGATCGGCTCGGTCTGGCCGAACGGCGCGCCGTGGACCGCGCCCTTCACCGACCCGGCCCACCCGGGTTACCTGTGGGCACCGGACATCTCGTTCCACAACGGCAAGTACTACCTGTACTACGCGGCTTCCACGTTCGGCTCCCGCAACTCGGCGATCTTCCTGGCCACCAGTGCGACCGGGTTGCCGGGAAGCTGGACCAACCAGGGCATCGTCACGCAGACGAGCACGAGCGACGACTACAACGCGATCGACCCCAACCTGTTCGTCGACTCGGGTGGCCGCTGGTGGCTGAGCTTCGGGTCGTGGTGGACCGGCATCAAGATGTACCGGCTCGATCCGGCGACCGGCAAGCGCAGCACGTCCGACACGGCGCTGCGGAGCATCGCCCAGCGCACCGGCAGCACGTCCGCCGAGGAAGCGCCGTACATCGTGCAGCACGGGAGCTACTACTACCTGTTCGTTTCGTGGGACCTGTGCTGCCAGGGCACGAAGAGCACGTACCGCGTGATGGCCGGCCGGGCCACGTCGATCACCGGGCCGTACACCGACCGCGACGGCGTCCGGCTGACCGCGGGCGGCGGCACGCAGATCCTGGCGAGCCACGGCGACGTCCACGGTCCCGGGCACGTGGCGGTGCTGCACGACACCGACGCCGACGTGCTGGTCTACCACTATTACTACTCCGACGCGACGCCGGCGACGGGCAAGCTCGGCATCAACCTCATCGGTTACGACAGCGCCGGCTGGCCGTACGTTTATTGA
- a CDS encoding type II secretion system F family protein: MNRYAYVATGPDGQRTHGVQKAADLDSAALALYERELRNIELTEKKSVLSLELTAPRVKREVVLHLSRQLGAFVRAGLPLIDAVRILGEEAANSSVARMLRDVELGLRGGDRLSDCVDRHPKIFPEFYREILRSAELTGQLDVVLDQLADYLERDLEARRKIKAALIYPAMIALMSVVTVVVLATFVLPRFKVFFASLNAKLPLPTRMLLAVTDFLGQWWWALLAGLAAVITAYVLGVRTPGGRYARDRVLLAVPAIGPTVRHALVERFCRILSSMVSAGVPLPEALRVATDSLRNRVFMRALARVAHAVLEGEGLARPLTGSGLFPVTAAQMIRVGEDTGTLDTQLEVTAQYYEGELDYRLKKLTALFEPAVIVVMGLVVGFVAVALVSAMYGIFTQVHV, from the coding sequence ATGAACCGGTACGCCTACGTCGCCACCGGCCCGGACGGGCAGCGCACCCACGGGGTGCAGAAGGCCGCCGACCTCGACTCCGCCGCGCTCGCGCTGTACGAGCGCGAGCTGCGGAACATCGAGCTCACCGAGAAGAAGAGCGTGCTCAGCCTCGAGCTGACCGCGCCGCGGGTCAAGCGCGAAGTCGTCCTGCACCTCTCGCGCCAGCTCGGCGCGTTCGTCCGGGCCGGGCTGCCGCTCATCGACGCGGTGCGCATCCTCGGCGAGGAGGCCGCGAACTCGTCGGTGGCCCGGATGCTGCGGGACGTCGAGCTCGGCCTGCGCGGCGGCGACCGGCTGTCGGACTGCGTCGACCGGCACCCGAAGATCTTCCCCGAGTTCTACCGCGAGATCCTGCGCTCGGCGGAGCTCACCGGGCAGCTCGACGTCGTCCTCGACCAGCTCGCCGACTACCTCGAACGCGACCTCGAAGCCCGGCGCAAGATCAAGGCCGCGCTGATCTACCCGGCGATGATCGCGCTGATGTCCGTCGTCACCGTCGTGGTGCTCGCGACCTTCGTGCTGCCGCGGTTCAAGGTGTTCTTCGCCAGCCTCAACGCGAAGCTCCCGCTGCCGACGCGGATGCTGCTGGCCGTCACCGACTTCCTCGGCCAGTGGTGGTGGGCGCTGCTGGCCGGGCTCGCCGCCGTGATCACGGCCTACGTCCTCGGCGTGCGGACGCCGGGCGGGCGGTACGCGCGGGACCGCGTGCTCCTCGCCGTGCCCGCCATCGGCCCGACCGTGCGGCACGCGCTCGTCGAGCGGTTCTGCCGGATCCTGTCGTCGATGGTCAGCGCCGGCGTGCCGCTGCCGGAAGCCCTGCGAGTCGCCACGGATTCCCTGCGCAACCGCGTGTTCATGCGCGCGCTCGCCCGGGTCGCGCACGCCGTGCTCGAAGGCGAGGGCCTGGCCCGCCCGCTCACCGGCTCCGGGCTGTTCCCGGTGACCGCCGCGCAGATGATCCGCGTCGGCGAGGACACCGGCACCCTCGACACGCAGCTCGAAGTCACCGCCCAGTACTACGAAGGCGAGCTGGACTACCGGCTGAAGAAGCTGACCGCGCTGTTCGAGCCCGCCGTGATCGTGGTGATGGGCCTGGTCGTCGGGTTCGTCGCGGTCGCGCTCGTGTCGGCGATGTACGGCATCTTCACCCAGGTGCACGTCTGA
- a CDS encoding pectinesterase family protein, with amino-acid sequence MLKTLLVASALAGAALAAPPAGAAVVNVVVAKDGTGTHTTVQAGIDAVSAGGTVSIKPGTYREVITVPAAKTGVTLRGTTGKAADVVVDYDNASGTKKPDGSTYGTTGSATATIAANGFTATALTFRNSFDRKAHPEITATQAVAVKTTGDRMVFDNVTFLGHQDTLYADTAAVGTTGRQYYRNCSISGDVDFLFGRATAVFDRATITALDRGSNPNGYLTAASTRRTNPYGFLIVGSRVLSPAAASSFYLGRPWHPSGDVDAIAQVVIRETALPAAIKAAPWTDMSGFSWKDARFFEYHNTGAGAGTGTDRPQLTAAQAADFTAQRYLAGGDGWNPVH; translated from the coding sequence ATGCTCAAGACCCTGCTCGTCGCTTCGGCGCTCGCGGGCGCGGCGCTGGCCGCCCCGCCCGCCGGCGCCGCGGTCGTCAACGTCGTCGTGGCCAAGGACGGCACCGGCACCCACACCACCGTCCAGGCCGGGATCGACGCCGTGTCGGCGGGCGGCACGGTGTCGATCAAGCCCGGCACCTACCGCGAGGTGATCACCGTGCCCGCGGCCAAGACCGGGGTGACCCTGCGGGGGACCACCGGCAAGGCGGCCGACGTAGTCGTCGACTACGACAACGCCAGCGGGACGAAGAAGCCCGACGGGTCGACCTACGGCACGACCGGCAGCGCGACCGCGACGATCGCCGCCAACGGCTTCACCGCGACGGCGCTGACCTTCCGCAACTCCTTCGACCGCAAGGCCCACCCGGAGATCACCGCCACCCAGGCCGTCGCGGTCAAGACGACCGGCGACCGGATGGTCTTCGACAACGTCACCTTCCTCGGGCACCAGGACACGCTGTACGCCGACACCGCGGCCGTCGGCACGACCGGCCGCCAGTACTACCGGAACTGCTCGATCAGCGGCGACGTCGACTTCCTCTTCGGGCGCGCCACCGCCGTGTTCGACCGGGCGACGATCACCGCGCTCGACCGCGGCTCGAACCCGAACGGCTACCTGACCGCGGCCAGCACGCGGCGCACCAACCCGTACGGCTTCCTGATCGTGGGCAGCCGCGTGCTCAGCCCGGCGGCGGCGTCGAGCTTCTACCTGGGCCGGCCGTGGCACCCCAGCGGCGACGTCGACGCGATCGCGCAGGTCGTCATCCGCGAGACCGCCCTGCCGGCGGCGATCAAGGCGGCCCCGTGGACGGACATGTCGGGGTTCTCGTGGAAGGACGCCCGGTTCTTCGAGTACCACAACACGGGTGCCGGCGCGGGCACCGGCACCGACCGGCCACAGCTGACCGCCGCGCAGGCCGCGGACTTCACCGCGCAGCGCTACCTCGCGGGCGGCGACGGGTGGAACCCCGTGCACTGA
- a CDS encoding pectate lyase → MSRMIRVAAVAALVVSAAAGTGASASAATWPSPSTNVPVGATIKVTSGTYDGGLKRFYGTGDLGSGGQDEGQDPLFQLANGTTLKNVVLGSPAADGVHCLGTCTLLNVWWEDVGEDAATFKGTSASQTMTIDGGGARKASDKVFQHNGPGTMYIRNFEVSDFGKLYRSCGNCGTQYKRNVVVDNVTATAPGKALVGINTNYGDTAKLTRITIVGDSSRKIEPCQKYKGVTSGEPTKIGSGPDSTNCLYTTANITYR, encoded by the coding sequence ATTTCCCGGATGATCCGGGTGGCGGCGGTCGCCGCGCTCGTGGTTTCCGCGGCGGCCGGCACCGGCGCGAGCGCGTCGGCCGCCACCTGGCCGAGCCCGAGCACGAACGTGCCGGTCGGCGCGACGATCAAGGTCACCAGCGGCACCTACGACGGCGGGCTCAAGCGGTTCTACGGCACCGGCGACCTCGGGTCCGGCGGCCAGGACGAGGGCCAGGACCCGTTGTTCCAGCTCGCCAACGGCACCACGCTGAAGAACGTCGTCCTGGGCAGCCCGGCCGCCGACGGCGTGCACTGCCTCGGCACCTGCACGCTGCTCAACGTCTGGTGGGAGGACGTCGGCGAGGACGCGGCGACGTTCAAGGGCACCTCCGCCTCGCAGACCATGACGATCGACGGCGGCGGCGCGCGCAAGGCGTCGGACAAGGTGTTCCAGCACAACGGTCCCGGCACGATGTACATCCGGAACTTCGAGGTCAGCGACTTCGGCAAGCTGTACCGCAGCTGCGGCAACTGCGGGACGCAGTACAAGCGCAACGTCGTCGTCGACAACGTCACCGCCACCGCGCCGGGCAAGGCGCTCGTCGGCATCAACACCAACTACGGCGACACCGCGAAGCTGACGCGGATCACCATCGTCGGCGACTCGAGCCGCAAGATCGAGCCCTGCCAGAAGTACAAGGGCGTGACCAGCGGCGAGCCGACGAAGATCGGCAGCGGTCCCGACTCGACGAACTGCCTCTACACCACCGCCAACATCACCTACCGGTAG
- a CDS encoding SGNH/GDSL hydrolase family protein, whose protein sequence is MRLFLTIAVALSVSAAPAVAADVPVTDANLAYTGRWTTESAGAVPHWAGAYVTAKFTGTTVKVKARDAVNFYASIDNGPDVFFAGVKGVVALTPSALPAGTHSLRLSYRSGDTIFQGLVLDAGAKTAPVTLPSKLVEFVGDSITYGALTSKLALSAYGWQVGEKLGVRHTQIARSGYCLVAASGCVGQAAQFFRTDSTGDAAWDFTRYQAAAVVINLGTNDAGHSVSGPVFQAAYTKLLRDIRAKYPDATLFAFETLKKRYVTETKNAVAAVADAKVRFIATEGWLTTGTDYADGDGHPNDAGHAKIADRLAPILAPVLGS, encoded by the coding sequence ATGCGCCTGTTCCTGACGATCGCCGTCGCCTTGTCCGTGTCGGCCGCCCCGGCGGTGGCCGCCGACGTCCCGGTCACCGACGCGAACCTCGCGTACACCGGCCGCTGGACGACCGAGTCCGCCGGCGCGGTCCCGCACTGGGCCGGCGCGTACGTCACGGCGAAGTTCACCGGCACCACGGTGAAGGTGAAGGCCCGTGACGCGGTGAACTTCTACGCCAGCATCGACAACGGCCCCGACGTGTTCTTCGCCGGGGTGAAGGGCGTCGTCGCGCTGACGCCGTCGGCGCTGCCCGCCGGCACGCATTCGCTGCGACTGTCCTACCGCTCCGGCGACACGATCTTCCAGGGCCTGGTCCTCGACGCGGGCGCGAAGACGGCCCCGGTCACGCTGCCGTCGAAGCTGGTCGAATTCGTCGGCGACTCGATCACGTACGGCGCGCTGACGAGCAAGCTCGCGCTCTCCGCCTACGGCTGGCAGGTGGGGGAGAAGCTCGGCGTGCGGCACACGCAGATCGCGCGCTCGGGCTACTGTCTGGTGGCGGCGTCCGGCTGCGTCGGCCAGGCGGCGCAGTTCTTCCGCACCGACAGCACCGGCGACGCGGCATGGGACTTCACGCGGTACCAGGCCGCCGCGGTGGTGATCAACCTCGGCACCAACGACGCAGGGCACAGCGTCAGCGGGCCGGTTTTCCAAGCGGCGTACACGAAACTGCTGCGGGACATCAGGGCGAAGTACCCGGACGCGACGCTCTTCGCCTTCGAGACGTTGAAGAAGCGGTACGTCACGGAGACGAAGAACGCGGTCGCGGCGGTGGCGGACGCGAAGGTCCGGTTCATCGCCACCGAAGGCTGGCTGACGACCGGCACGGACTACGCGGACGGCGACGGCCACCCCAACGACGCCGGCCACGCGAAGATCGCCGACCGGCTGGCCCCGATCCTCGCCCCGGTCCTCGGTTCCTAG
- a CDS encoding cupin domain-containing protein, with the protein MTGDPAETNPELYQVVFENERVRVLEYRDRPGDRTAPHRHPDTVMVTLSAFRRRISSGGREVGVDLPAGAVRWVAAQEHAGENVGTTPTHSLFIELKEPGGAVAGAALGPA; encoded by the coding sequence ATGACCGGTGACCCGGCCGAGACGAACCCCGAGCTGTACCAGGTGGTCTTCGAGAACGAGCGGGTGCGCGTGCTGGAGTACCGCGACCGCCCCGGCGACCGGACCGCGCCCCACCGGCACCCCGACACGGTGATGGTCACGCTGAGCGCGTTCCGCCGCCGCATTTCCTCCGGCGGCCGCGAGGTCGGCGTGGACCTGCCCGCCGGCGCAGTGCGCTGGGTCGCGGCGCAGGAGCACGCGGGCGAGAACGTCGGCACGACACCGACGCACTCCCTGTTCATCGAGCTGAAAGAGCCAGGCGGTGCGGTCGCGGGCGCCGCGCTGGGCCCTGCCTAG
- a CDS encoding prepilin-type N-terminal cleavage/methylation domain-containing protein, translated as MLNRRSDDGFTLIELLIVIVILGVVAAPIATAVMVSIKNTDATSARLAVSHDAQQSSAFFAQDVAATGLRDFTGQVANGKVPFSASVQLGAAYDAGGQVCGTAATPVSVLRLLSDDWDTSTPAATRRTAIVAYYVSGTELHRLRCLGSPSPVSDVVVAHNVQPGSPAVTCSSTCTDAAVPLWVRFTFTAVAAGADPYPITLFGQRRQT; from the coding sequence GTGCTGAACCGGCGCTCCGACGATGGGTTCACCCTCATCGAGCTGCTCATCGTGATCGTGATCCTGGGCGTGGTCGCCGCGCCGATCGCCACCGCGGTGATGGTCTCGATCAAGAACACCGACGCCACCTCCGCCCGCCTCGCCGTCTCCCACGACGCCCAGCAGAGCTCGGCGTTCTTCGCCCAGGACGTCGCCGCGACCGGGCTGCGCGACTTCACGGGACAGGTCGCCAACGGCAAGGTCCCGTTCTCGGCGTCGGTCCAGCTGGGCGCGGCCTATGACGCGGGCGGCCAGGTCTGCGGCACCGCGGCGACGCCGGTTTCGGTGCTACGGCTGCTTTCCGACGACTGGGACACCAGCACGCCGGCCGCGACCCGGCGCACCGCGATCGTCGCCTACTACGTTTCCGGGACCGAGCTGCACCGCCTGCGCTGCCTCGGTTCGCCGTCGCCGGTGTCCGACGTGGTCGTCGCGCACAACGTCCAGCCGGGCAGCCCGGCCGTCACCTGTTCCAGTACCTGCACCGACGCGGCCGTGCCGCTGTGGGTGCGGTTCACCTTCACCGCGGTCGCGGCCGGCGCCGACCCCTACCCCATCACCCTGTTCGGGCAACGGAGGCAGACATGA
- a CDS encoding type IV pilus modification PilV family protein, which yields MRADDRGESLLELLVAIAILGVAVAAIVGGIGVSVLMSDVHRKQATAGAGVRDFVEAIENQVMAGGYFACAAPAKYAAPAGFTVPAGFTSSVASVKYWTGSAWSATCGTDTGLQQLTVQVASGDGRASERLEVVVRKRCGLGEAPC from the coding sequence ATGCGCGCCGACGACCGGGGCGAGAGCCTCCTCGAACTGCTGGTCGCGATCGCGATCCTGGGGGTCGCGGTCGCCGCGATCGTCGGCGGCATCGGCGTGAGCGTCCTGATGTCCGACGTCCACCGCAAGCAGGCGACCGCGGGCGCGGGCGTCCGCGACTTCGTCGAGGCGATCGAGAACCAGGTCATGGCGGGCGGGTACTTCGCGTGCGCGGCGCCCGCGAAGTACGCCGCGCCGGCCGGGTTCACGGTGCCGGCGGGGTTCACCAGCTCGGTGGCCTCGGTGAAGTACTGGACCGGCTCGGCGTGGTCGGCCACCTGCGGCACCGACACGGGGCTGCAGCAGCTGACCGTGCAGGTCGCCAGCGGCGACGGGCGCGCGAGCGAACGCCTGGAAGTCGTGGTGCGCAAGCGCTGCGGGCTCGGGGAGGCGCCGTGCTGA
- a CDS encoding TetR/AcrR family transcriptional regulator yields the protein MAVPYESTGRRRQKGRTRAALVEAAHALLADGGSPTVEDAAAAAGISRTTAYRYFPNQRELLLAAYPEIQDDAGLLPPDAPADPAARLELVMREFIAFTLRWEPQLRAQLRLSLEPGAPQPVLRRGRAIRWIEEALAPLADTHPHLDVHGLATAIRSATGIESLVWLTDIGGLDRARAAEVLAGSARAILREALLT from the coding sequence ATGGCAGTACCATATGAGTCCACCGGCCGGCGTCGGCAGAAGGGCCGGACCCGGGCCGCGCTGGTCGAGGCCGCGCACGCGCTGCTCGCGGACGGCGGGTCGCCGACCGTCGAAGACGCCGCCGCCGCGGCCGGGATTTCCCGCACCACCGCCTACCGCTACTTCCCCAACCAGCGCGAGCTGCTGCTCGCCGCCTACCCGGAGATCCAGGACGACGCCGGCCTGCTGCCCCCGGACGCGCCCGCCGATCCCGCCGCGCGGCTCGAGCTGGTGATGCGGGAGTTCATCGCCTTCACACTGCGCTGGGAACCGCAGCTGCGCGCCCAGCTCCGGCTGTCGCTGGAGCCCGGCGCGCCGCAGCCGGTGCTGCGCCGCGGCCGGGCGATCCGCTGGATCGAGGAGGCACTCGCCCCGCTCGCGGACACCCACCCGCACCTGGACGTCCACGGCCTGGCCACCGCGATCCGGTCGGCGACCGGCATCGAGTCCCTGGTGTGGCTGACCGACATCGGCGGGCTCGACCGCGCGCGGGCCGCGGAGGTGCTGGCGGGGTCGGCGCGGGCCATCCTGCGGGAGGCCCTCCTTACGTGA